The following proteins come from a genomic window of Gottfriedia acidiceleris:
- a CDS encoding iron-containing alcohol dehydrogenase, translated as MNFFTFANPTELIFGKDSVQKLKEKAASFGKNVLLVYGGGSIKRNGLYDQIVGILKEANKTVYELSGVEPNPKLSTVHKGIQICKDENIDFILAVGGGSVIDCTKAIAVGAKFDGEIWDIITRKAFPTDALKFGTVLTLAATGSEMNAGSVITNWETNEKLGWGSKFSYPTFSILDPQNTFTVPRDQTVYGSVDIMSHVIESYFHHGTNTKIQDRFCEGILKTVIETAPIAVEKLDDYQARETLLYSGTMALNGILSMGVQGDWATHNIEHAVSAVTDIPHGGGLAIIFPHWMEYVMSENADRFCQFADRVFDIRQESMSKEEWALAGIKALRTFWNSIGAPSRLSEYGITKEQLPEMAAKTVKYGPFGNFKKLDQEDALKILEAAL; from the coding sequence ATGAATTTTTTTACATTTGCAAATCCAACAGAATTAATATTTGGTAAAGATAGTGTACAAAAGTTAAAAGAAAAGGCTGCTAGCTTTGGAAAGAATGTTCTACTTGTATACGGTGGTGGAAGTATTAAGAGAAATGGCCTATACGATCAAATAGTAGGTATTCTAAAAGAAGCTAATAAAACGGTTTATGAACTAAGCGGAGTTGAACCAAATCCGAAATTATCAACAGTTCATAAAGGTATACAAATTTGTAAAGACGAAAATATTGACTTTATTTTAGCTGTTGGTGGTGGTTCTGTAATCGACTGTACAAAAGCTATTGCAGTTGGTGCGAAATTTGATGGTGAAATTTGGGATATTATTACACGTAAAGCATTCCCAACAGATGCATTAAAATTTGGAACAGTATTAACTCTTGCAGCAACTGGTTCAGAAATGAACGCTGGGTCAGTTATTACAAATTGGGAAACAAATGAAAAATTAGGTTGGGGAAGTAAATTTAGTTACCCAACGTTTTCAATCCTAGATCCTCAAAATACATTTACAGTTCCTCGTGATCAAACAGTTTATGGATCAGTGGATATAATGTCACATGTTATTGAGTCATATTTCCACCATGGAACGAATACAAAAATTCAAGATCGTTTCTGTGAGGGAATTTTAAAAACAGTTATTGAAACTGCTCCAATCGCAGTAGAGAAATTGGATGATTATCAAGCGCGTGAAACGCTATTATATAGTGGAACGATGGCATTAAATGGAATCTTAAGTATGGGTGTCCAAGGTGATTGGGCTACACATAATATTGAGCATGCAGTTTCTGCAGTAACAGATATTCCACACGGCGGAGGATTAGCGATTATTTTCCCTCATTGGATGGAATATGTAATGAGCGAAAATGCTGATCGTTTCTGTCAATTTGCAGATAGAGTATTTGATATTAGGCAAGAATCAATGTCAAAAGAAGAATGGGCATTAGCTGGTATTAAAGCTTTACGTACATTTTGGAACTCTATCGGTGCGCCAAGTCGTTTAAGTGAATACGGTATTACAAAAGAGCAACTACCTGAAATGGCTGCTAAAACGGTTAAATATGGTCCATTTGGTAACTTCAAAAAATTAGATCAAGAAGATGCATTGAAAATTTTAGAGGCAGCTCTTTAA
- a CDS encoding CDGSH iron-sulfur domain-containing protein: MSDVQIKVLDNGPLRVTGTVELVDAEGNTYPQKAAFSLCRCGMSSKLPYCDGTHKGKFESVVRAPKETE; the protein is encoded by the coding sequence ATGTCTGATGTTCAAATTAAGGTTTTAGATAATGGTCCTTTACGTGTGACTGGTACTGTTGAGCTAGTTGATGCTGAAGGGAATACATATCCGCAAAAAGCAGCTTTCTCATTATGTCGATGCGGCATGTCAAGTAAATTACCATATTGTGACGGTACTCATAAAGGAAAATTCGAATCTGTCGTTCGAGCTCCTAAAGAAACAGAATAA
- a CDS encoding processed acidic surface protein translates to MKKVLASVVLSAALVVPGVTAYAAPNANELKTYLVSIDLTQKQLEDYLNSYYGESISDFDSVDELKDTLGERLTQKTLDDLLDEYGYTEDEIIDLAVYYDDMDKNASLLDTYYFTSDIENLIYLDEDESGSVEDEFPSMDDISSALSEFGITESEINNLSAYLEKVVNDDPAVEAKLEALAERASALEENYPEFFSMDTEATPEELPAELKVELMNIVKELQSTLKIDIKVAIEQNGVKTPLTFAKLLTMDDSMDSMENVKVYLEIYDNAGNLLLDAVFSPEELIGDDKIVDIVKDTQKAIKNPKPTVTVRTENGGKLPTTATHTTEWTMVGMLMMLTAVVLRKKVIVKR, encoded by the coding sequence ATGAAAAAGGTATTAGCTTCAGTCGTTTTATCTGCAGCATTAGTAGTACCAGGCGTAACTGCATATGCAGCGCCAAATGCAAATGAATTAAAAACTTATTTAGTTAGTATCGACCTAACTCAAAAACAATTAGAGGATTATTTAAACTCTTACTATGGTGAGTCAATCTCTGATTTCGATTCAGTTGATGAGTTAAAAGATACTTTAGGTGAAAGACTTACTCAAAAAACTTTAGACGATCTTCTAGATGAGTACGGTTACACTGAAGATGAAATTATCGATCTAGCAGTCTACTATGATGATATGGACAAAAATGCATCATTACTAGATACATATTATTTTACTTCTGATATCGAAAACTTAATTTATTTAGATGAAGATGAGTCAGGTAGTGTAGAAGATGAATTCCCTTCTATGGATGACATTTCTTCTGCTCTTTCAGAGTTCGGAATTACTGAATCAGAGATTAATAATCTATCTGCATACCTAGAAAAAGTTGTAAATGATGATCCTGCTGTTGAAGCAAAATTAGAAGCATTAGCAGAACGTGCATCTGCATTAGAAGAAAATTATCCTGAATTTTTCTCAATGGATACTGAGGCTACTCCAGAAGAATTACCAGCTGAATTAAAAGTAGAATTAATGAATATTGTTAAAGAGCTTCAATCTACTTTAAAAATTGATATTAAAGTTGCAATTGAACAAAATGGTGTTAAAACTCCTCTAACTTTTGCTAAATTACTTACTATGGATGATTCTATGGATTCTATGGAAAATGTAAAAGTATATTTAGAGATTTATGACAACGCTGGTAATCTATTATTAGACGCTGTATTTTCACCTGAGGAACTTATTGGTGATGACAAAATAGTAGATATCGTTAAAGATACTCAAAAAGCAATTAAAAACCCAAAACCAACTGTTACAGTAAGAACGGAAAATGGCGGTAAACTTCCAACTACTGCAACTCATACAACTGAATGGACAATGGTCGGTATGTTAATGATGTTAACTGCTGTTGTTTTACGTAAAAAGGTAATTGTTAAACGATAA
- a CDS encoding IclR family transcriptional regulator: MISSVQKISRILDCFTEEEPVLGNLEIAEKLNMNASSVHHLVRTLCAEGILIQDNKKKYRLGWKLLEWSNHVMYQQDIYREAIPLLENLLKNYDSTVHIGMFDKGDVRFVLKVSSKHSIPVPTFIGAKRPAYCTSTGKILLSYNPAYLKTTIEKGFKAYTTNTITTIDALKKEMTAIKENGYSISNNENDLGLFGIAAPIQTYTGQTFAALNMVGPVSYMMSQDIGRMIQDVVKTAKTVSNQLGYINA; encoded by the coding sequence ATGATCTCTTCAGTTCAAAAGATTTCTAGAATATTAGATTGCTTTACAGAAGAAGAACCAGTCCTAGGAAATTTAGAAATAGCAGAAAAGTTAAATATGAATGCAAGTTCGGTCCATCATTTAGTTCGTACTCTTTGTGCTGAAGGAATTTTAATTCAGGATAATAAGAAAAAGTATCGACTTGGGTGGAAGCTACTTGAATGGAGTAATCACGTTATGTATCAACAAGACATATATCGTGAAGCTATTCCGTTATTGGAAAATCTACTAAAAAATTATGATAGTACCGTTCATATCGGAATGTTTGATAAAGGGGACGTAAGATTTGTCTTAAAAGTTTCCTCTAAACATTCGATACCTGTCCCAACATTTATAGGTGCTAAACGACCTGCATATTGTACGAGTACTGGTAAAATTCTACTATCATATAATCCAGCATACTTAAAAACAACGATTGAAAAAGGTTTTAAAGCTTATACCACAAATACAATAACGACTATTGATGCATTAAAAAAAGAAATGACTGCGATTAAAGAGAATGGCTATAGCATTAGCAACAATGAAAATGATCTAGGATTATTCGGAATTGCAGCTCCAATTCAAACTTATACTGGTCAAACTTTTGCAGCATTAAATATGGTTGGACCAGTTTCGTATATGATGAGCCAAGACATTGGTCGAATGATTCAGGATGTTGTGAAAACTGCTAAAACAGTCTCAAATCAGCTTGGTTATATTAATGCATAA
- a CDS encoding RidA family protein, which produces MENKVLTPEDRLISLGYALKPIRPASGNYVKSVRTGNLLFTSGQGVDEYHGKVGRELTLEEGYAASRESMLNLISVLKYELGELSKVKRIVKILGFVNSTEDFYDHPKVMNGASDLLVEVFGERGKHARSAVGMVQLPHNTAIEIEMVVEIED; this is translated from the coding sequence ATGGAAAACAAAGTATTGACTCCAGAAGATAGATTAATAAGTTTAGGTTATGCACTTAAACCAATAAGACCGGCTTCAGGTAATTATGTTAAATCTGTTCGTACAGGTAATCTACTATTTACATCTGGTCAAGGTGTAGATGAATACCACGGCAAAGTTGGACGAGAGTTAACACTCGAGGAAGGGTATGCTGCTTCCAGGGAGTCAATGTTAAATTTAATTAGTGTATTAAAGTACGAATTAGGTGAACTTTCAAAAGTAAAACGAATTGTAAAAATATTAGGTTTCGTAAATAGTACAGAAGATTTCTATGATCATCCGAAAGTGATGAATGGAGCTTCAGACCTTTTAGTAGAAGTGTTTGGTGAAAGAGGAAAACATGCTAGATCAGCTGTTGGGATGGTACAGCTTCCACATAATACAGCGATCGAAATTGAAATGGTTGTAGAAATAGAGGATTAA
- a CDS encoding 3-hydroxyanthranilate 3,4-dioxygenase, translating into MNLKSRVFNIFKLIEDNKELLKPPVNNKVIWEDSEYAAMIIGGPNKRRDFHIDPADEFFYQIKGNCYVECITPDGKREVVTVGEGEIFMLPSFVPHSPHRVKDSYGIVLERKRAEGELESFVWFCDECNEEMHKKTVQLTDIGTQVKEAIEQFNASLELRTCKNCGHVMKEEADEWVCV; encoded by the coding sequence ATGAATCTTAAAAGTCGAGTTTTTAATATTTTCAAATTGATTGAGGATAATAAAGAGCTATTAAAACCACCAGTTAATAATAAAGTTATTTGGGAAGATTCAGAGTATGCTGCAATGATTATTGGAGGACCAAATAAACGTAGAGACTTCCATATCGATCCAGCAGATGAATTTTTCTATCAAATTAAAGGCAATTGCTATGTTGAGTGTATTACACCGGATGGTAAGCGTGAAGTTGTAACAGTTGGAGAAGGTGAAATTTTTATGCTTCCTTCTTTTGTTCCACATTCACCTCATAGAGTAAAAGATTCATATGGAATTGTGCTTGAACGAAAAAGAGCAGAAGGTGAATTAGAAAGCTTTGTTTGGTTCTGTGATGAGTGCAATGAAGAAATGCATAAAAAGACAGTTCAATTAACCGATATTGGTACGCAAGTAAAAGAAGCGATTGAACAATTTAATGCTAGCCTTGAATTAAGAACATGTAAAAACTGTGGTCATGTCATGAAAGAGGAAGCGGATGAATGGGTATGCGTATAG
- a CDS encoding GNAT family N-acetyltransferase: MIRIAKKEDAKQIVPLIVQAIEDIVFMLTGTSSYEQATPILEYYVQSEQNRLSYHNCLVKEIEGKVVGVIIAYHSMELSVLDREMLEIISRNLNIENVKVDKEADDEDFYIDTLSVHPDYQGKGIGTELLKGLLSFAKHKGISRVSLNVDQDKTSARRVYEKVGFKYEKVRFIMNHSYDYLVFPINEKIFETKVV; encoded by the coding sequence ATGATTCGAATAGCAAAAAAAGAAGATGCCAAACAAATTGTCCCTCTAATTGTACAAGCGATTGAAGATATTGTATTTATGCTAACAGGAACATCATCATATGAACAAGCAACACCAATTTTAGAATATTATGTTCAATCAGAACAAAATAGACTAAGTTACCATAATTGTTTAGTTAAAGAAATTGAAGGAAAAGTAGTAGGAGTGATTATAGCCTACCATTCCATGGAACTATCTGTACTAGATCGTGAAATGCTTGAAATAATAAGTCGAAATTTAAATATCGAAAATGTTAAAGTTGATAAGGAAGCAGATGATGAAGATTTTTATATTGATACATTGTCAGTGCATCCAGATTATCAAGGCAAAGGAATTGGAACTGAATTATTAAAAGGATTACTTTCTTTTGCCAAACACAAAGGGATTTCACGAGTTTCATTAAATGTAGATCAAGACAAAACTTCTGCTCGCCGTGTATATGAAAAAGTGGGATTTAAATATGAGAAAGTTAGATTTATAATGAATCATTCATACGATTATTTAGTGTTCCCAATTAATGAAAAAATATTCGAAACAAAAGTCGTTTAA
- a CDS encoding 4-hydroxyphenylacetate 3-hydroxylase family protein — MGIRTGAQYIDGLRSRKPEVWLGGEKVEDIVNHPVFKQPILEIAKLYDMQFDPAYQDKITHICEETGERISNAFLVPKSSEDIKKRGDLFEAYAKSTFGLMGRTPDFLNIVLTSMASNSWFLDKYNPEWSKNVQNYFKFVRDNDIFLTHAIINPQNDRSKPSYEQKDLFTHLGAVEETVDGLVVRGAKMLATLAPITDEVIIYSFPGFHEGDERYALAFALPIDTPGLKILCREQMQDGKRSFFDHPLASRFEEMDAVLVFEDVLVPWNRVFIHNNVEAANNLYPKTGIAQQPAHQSGVRGYVKLAFAVEVACRLADSIGVDVYLNVQNDLGELLQSVETIRALLRVSEIEYETLPSGEVRPAWEPLETIRGLLPTMYPRAIEVIQTIGAGGLLMSPTEADFEHPELRDAMDKYYVGREGVSSLDRVQLFKLAWDLCGEAFGQRALQYERYYTGDPIRKRAIYYNQMKRKKTFSMVDDALNGAKNLKGVSTNLANSKVN; from the coding sequence ATGGGTATTCGTACAGGAGCGCAATATATTGATGGACTAAGATCTAGAAAGCCAGAGGTATGGCTAGGTGGAGAAAAGGTAGAAGATATCGTAAACCATCCAGTTTTCAAACAACCGATTCTAGAGATTGCAAAATTATATGATATGCAATTTGATCCAGCTTATCAAGACAAAATCACACATATTTGTGAAGAAACTGGTGAACGAATTTCTAATGCATTTTTAGTGCCTAAGTCATCTGAAGATATTAAAAAGCGTGGAGATTTGTTCGAAGCATATGCAAAGTCAACATTTGGTTTAATGGGAAGAACACCAGATTTCTTGAACATTGTCTTAACTTCAATGGCAAGTAATTCATGGTTTTTAGATAAATATAATCCAGAGTGGTCAAAAAATGTCCAAAATTATTTCAAATTTGTTCGTGATAACGACATTTTCTTAACGCACGCTATTATTAACCCACAAAATGATCGCAGCAAGCCATCTTATGAACAAAAAGATTTATTTACACATTTAGGTGCTGTTGAAGAAACGGTTGATGGATTAGTCGTTAGAGGGGCAAAAATGCTTGCAACTTTAGCACCAATTACAGATGAAGTCATTATTTATTCATTCCCTGGATTTCACGAAGGTGATGAGCGATATGCTTTAGCATTTGCACTTCCGATTGACACGCCAGGATTAAAAATTTTATGTAGAGAACAAATGCAAGATGGTAAAAGATCATTTTTTGATCATCCATTAGCATCTAGATTCGAAGAAATGGATGCAGTTCTTGTATTTGAGGATGTGTTAGTTCCTTGGAATCGAGTATTTATTCATAATAATGTTGAAGCTGCAAATAATCTATACCCAAAAACAGGTATTGCACAACAGCCTGCTCACCAATCTGGCGTAAGAGGCTATGTAAAATTAGCTTTTGCAGTCGAGGTAGCATGCAGGTTAGCTGATTCAATAGGAGTAGATGTTTATTTAAATGTCCAAAATGACTTAGGTGAGCTACTACAATCAGTTGAAACAATTCGTGCTTTACTTCGAGTTTCTGAAATAGAGTATGAAACATTACCTTCAGGTGAAGTAAGACCGGCATGGGAACCACTTGAAACGATTCGTGGCTTGCTTCCAACTATGTACCCAAGAGCAATTGAAGTGATTCAAACAATTGGTGCAGGTGGTTTATTAATGTCACCAACAGAAGCAGACTTTGAACATCCTGAACTAAGAGATGCTATGGATAAATACTATGTTGGACGTGAAGGTGTATCCTCTTTAGATCGAGTTCAATTATTCAAACTTGCATGGGATTTATGTGGAGAAGCATTTGGACAAAGAGCACTTCAATACGAAAGATATTATACTGGTGATCCTATTCGAAAAAGAGCAATTTACTATAACCAAATGAAACGTAAGAAAACGTTTAGTATGGTAGACGATGCGTTAAACGGAGCAAAAAACTTAAAAGGAGTATCGACTAATCTAGCGAATTCTAAAGTTAACTGA
- a CDS encoding YqkE family protein, translated as MKKRKPQQPVKPAYEQKEKISLGSLMNEEILQKLKNTKKQLQENETKIKEEEEARISEEKRLREKNKSFEELLNESNISWKDFK; from the coding sequence ATGAAAAAAAGAAAACCACAGCAGCCTGTAAAACCGGCGTACGAACAGAAGGAAAAAATATCATTAGGATCATTAATGAATGAAGAAATTCTTCAAAAATTAAAAAATACAAAAAAACAATTGCAAGAAAATGAAACGAAGATAAAAGAGGAAGAAGAAGCACGTATTAGTGAAGAAAAGAGATTACGTGAGAAAAATAAATCATTCGAAGAGTTATTAAACGAGAGTAATATCTCTTGGAAGGACTTTAAATAA
- a CDS encoding zinc ribbon domain-containing protein: protein MARAEELLKDRFVCSKCKYTQAKTKEVSMSGSGLSKLLDIDYNHFLFVSCLNCGFVEVYNPSILEGKTRGELTTILDILFG, encoded by the coding sequence ATGGCTAGAGCAGAAGAATTGTTAAAGGATAGGTTTGTTTGTTCGAAATGTAAATACACACAGGCTAAAACTAAAGAAGTATCAATGTCGGGTTCAGGTTTGAGTAAGTTACTAGATATTGATTATAATCATTTTTTATTTGTTTCTTGTTTAAATTGCGGTTTTGTTGAGGTTTATAATCCTTCAATTTTAGAAGGTAAAACACGTGGTGAGTTAACTACAATTCTTGATATTCTTTTTGGATAG
- a CDS encoding alpha/beta hydrolase produces the protein MIWLVVAVLFLIYFIGVGYFFTQQVLFMKTNSLEFIYQRELENFRFDEGLYRSVQKQPFSIQSRYGYELKGYLFESFDTNKWVIITHGVTVNKNNSIKYAELFLKLGFNVLTYDHRRHGESGGQTTSYGYYEKYDLQSVVHYLKDLKGEIVLGIHGESMGACTMLQYAGFVEDSAAFYISDCAFSTFEEQLTYRLKMDYKLPKWAILPVSSIWLKLRNGFFIKDISPLLATHNIKNPVLFVHSKPDPYIPFTHTIKLFEAKNQNKRELFIAENGAHAMSLNENKDDYYSIVSSFLNNIGVNHHSI, from the coding sequence ATGATTTGGCTTGTTGTGGCTGTTCTTTTTCTCATTTATTTTATTGGAGTTGGCTATTTTTTTACGCAGCAAGTTTTGTTTATGAAAACAAATTCACTTGAGTTTATTTATCAGCGCGAGTTGGAAAATTTCCGATTTGATGAAGGATTGTATCGTTCTGTTCAAAAACAGCCCTTTTCTATTCAATCCCGTTATGGGTATGAATTAAAGGGATACTTGTTTGAGTCCTTTGATACGAATAAATGGGTCATTATTACACATGGTGTAACGGTTAATAAGAATAACTCAATTAAATACGCTGAGCTATTTTTAAAGCTTGGCTTTAATGTACTTACTTATGATCATAGACGACATGGGGAGTCAGGTGGACAGACAACTAGCTATGGATATTATGAGAAATATGACTTACAATCTGTTGTTCACTATTTAAAGGATTTAAAAGGTGAGATTGTTCTTGGCATTCATGGGGAGTCTATGGGAGCATGTACAATGTTACAATATGCTGGTTTTGTTGAGGATTCTGCAGCTTTCTATATTTCAGACTGCGCGTTCTCTACATTTGAGGAACAGCTTACATATCGTTTGAAAATGGATTATAAACTTCCTAAATGGGCAATCCTTCCAGTTTCTAGCATTTGGTTAAAGCTTCGGAATGGATTTTTCATTAAAGATATTTCCCCTTTACTGGCAACACATAATATTAAAAATCCCGTTTTATTTGTTCATAGTAAACCAGACCCTTATATTCCATTTACACATACAATTAAATTATTTGAAGCGAAAAATCAAAATAAGAGAGAACTATTCATTGCTGAAAATGGTGCACACGCTATGAGTTTAAATGAAAACAAAGATGATTACTATTCAATTGTTTCATCTTTTTTAAATAATATTGGCGTGAACCATCATTCAATATAA
- the asnS gene encoding asparagine--tRNA ligase, with protein MIKTVVKDLYRNQENFKDKTVQISGWIRTLRDSKTIGFMELNDGTFFKSVQIVFEDNLENFKEITKLPISSTVLIEGEFIPTPEMKQPFEIKATKIVIEGLSDTDYPLQKKRHSLEYLRTIAHLRPRTNAYSAVFRVRSLASYAIHKFFQEKGYVYVHTPIITGSDTEGAGEMFRVTTMDLNQLPKAEGGKVDDGADFFGKETNLTVSGQLNGEAYALAFRNVYTFGPTFRAENSNTARHAAEFWMIEPEVAFAELPDIMDLGEDMVKFVINYVFEHAPEEMEFFNSFIDKTLIERLKNALESDFGRVTYTEAVELLQNSGKKFDYPVEWGTDLQTEHERYLSEEIYKRPVYVTDYPKEIKAFYMRANEDGKTVAATDLLVPGIGELIGGSQREEREDILVERIKELGMNEEDYWWYLELRKYGGTKHSGYGIGFERLVMYLTGMKNIRDVIPFPRTPGNADF; from the coding sequence ATGATAAAGACTGTAGTAAAAGATTTATACAGAAATCAAGAAAATTTTAAAGACAAAACCGTTCAAATTTCAGGATGGATTCGCACTCTTCGTGACTCTAAAACAATAGGTTTTATGGAGTTAAACGATGGTACATTCTTTAAGAGTGTACAAATAGTATTTGAGGACAATCTTGAAAACTTCAAAGAAATTACGAAGTTACCGATTAGTTCTACTGTTTTAATAGAAGGTGAATTTATTCCAACTCCGGAAATGAAACAACCTTTTGAAATTAAAGCGACTAAAATTGTGATTGAAGGATTATCAGATACAGATTATCCATTACAAAAAAAGAGACATTCTCTTGAATATTTAAGAACAATTGCACATTTACGTCCAAGAACGAATGCATACTCAGCCGTTTTCAGAGTAAGATCACTTGCATCATACGCTATTCATAAATTCTTCCAAGAAAAAGGATATGTATATGTACATACACCGATTATTACTGGAAGTGACACAGAAGGCGCAGGAGAGATGTTCCGTGTGACAACAATGGATCTGAACCAACTTCCAAAAGCTGAAGGCGGAAAAGTGGATGATGGCGCGGATTTCTTCGGCAAAGAAACGAACTTAACTGTAAGTGGCCAATTAAATGGTGAAGCTTATGCCCTTGCTTTCCGTAATGTGTATACATTTGGTCCGACTTTTAGAGCAGAAAATTCAAATACTGCACGACATGCCGCAGAATTCTGGATGATTGAGCCGGAAGTTGCTTTTGCAGAACTACCAGATATCATGGATCTTGGTGAAGACATGGTTAAGTTTGTCATTAATTATGTATTTGAACATGCACCTGAAGAAATGGAATTCTTTAATAGCTTTATTGATAAAACACTTATTGAGAGATTAAAGAATGCATTAGAATCTGACTTTGGTAGAGTTACTTATACTGAAGCTGTTGAATTATTACAGAACTCTGGTAAAAAGTTTGACTACCCAGTTGAATGGGGAACAGATTTGCAAACTGAACATGAACGTTACTTAAGTGAGGAAATTTACAAGCGACCTGTATACGTAACTGACTATCCGAAAGAAATTAAAGCATTTTATATGAGAGCGAATGAGGATGGAAAGACAGTAGCTGCGACAGACTTATTAGTTCCAGGTATTGGCGAATTAATCGGAGGAAGTCAACGTGAAGAAAGAGAAGACATCCTTGTAGAGCGAATCAAAGAACTTGGTATGAATGAAGAAGATTACTGGTGGTATTTGGAGCTTAGAAAATACGGTGGTACAAAACATTCTGGTTATGGAATTGGATTTGAACGACTTGTTATGTATTTAACAGGAATGAAAAACATCCGTGATGTAATACCATTCCCACGTACACCAGGAAATGCAGATTTTTAA
- a CDS encoding amidohydrolase family protein produces MGMRIDFHTHIIPEDLPNLFEKYGHERWPILQPTCSCGANIMVAGKVFREVTDQVWSPEKRIEDMNNEEVTMQVLSPIPVTFSYWAPAPAALEMAQIQNDFIANTVKKNPSKFIGLGTVPMQNAEIAIQEMDRCIHTLGLSGLEIGTNVNGTNLDSDEFSPFFEMAEKWNVPLFIHPWETLAKDRTPDHNFMYTVGMPSETALAAASLTFGGVIEKYPKLKICFAHGGGSFPFILPRLDQGWKVWPHLRKTAYPPSHYVSNFYFDSLHYDPINIQFLINRFGYDKIVMGSDYPFLLRETPPGRVINQMDINKEMKEAILGKNALKFLNIKEADLLHGKQSIDSRR; encoded by the coding sequence ATGGGTATGCGTATAGACTTTCATACACACATAATTCCTGAGGATTTACCGAATTTATTTGAAAAGTACGGTCATGAAAGATGGCCAATTTTACAACCGACGTGTTCATGTGGTGCAAATATTATGGTTGCTGGAAAAGTATTTAGGGAAGTAACTGATCAAGTTTGGAGTCCTGAAAAGAGAATTGAGGACATGAATAATGAAGAGGTAACAATGCAAGTGCTGTCGCCAATTCCTGTTACCTTCTCGTACTGGGCACCAGCTCCAGCTGCATTGGAAATGGCTCAAATTCAAAATGATTTCATTGCAAATACAGTAAAAAAGAATCCTTCAAAATTTATTGGATTAGGGACAGTACCAATGCAGAACGCTGAAATAGCTATTCAAGAAATGGATCGCTGTATTCATACACTTGGATTAAGTGGACTGGAAATTGGTACAAATGTAAATGGAACAAATTTAGACAGTGACGAGTTTAGTCCATTTTTTGAAATGGCTGAAAAATGGAATGTCCCATTGTTTATTCATCCGTGGGAAACATTAGCGAAGGATCGTACACCCGATCATAACTTTATGTATACGGTTGGAATGCCGAGTGAAACAGCTTTAGCTGCTGCTAGCTTAACATTTGGTGGAGTGATTGAAAAATATCCAAAATTAAAGATTTGTTTTGCACATGGCGGTGGTTCATTCCCATTTATTCTACCTAGATTAGATCAAGGATGGAAGGTATGGCCTCATTTGCGCAAAACTGCTTATCCACCAAGTCATTATGTAAGTAATTTCTATTTTGATTCTCTTCACTATGATCCTATTAATATTCAATTTTTAATTAACCGATTTGGCTATGACAAAATTGTGATGGGCTCGGATTATCCTTTCTTATTAAGAGAAACGCCACCTGGAAGAGTGATTAATCAAATGGATATTAATAAAGAAATGAAAGAAGCTATTTTAGGAAAGAATGCTCTGAAATTTTTAAATATTAAGGAGGCAGATTTACTTCATGGAAAACAAAGTATTGACTCCAGAAGATAG